The Natrinema amylolyticum genome includes the window TCTCGGGGCGGTCCCGCCCATCGAGCCGGGCGACAGCATCTCTTGGGACGCCTTCGAGGCCGGCGAGACGATCGTTCACGGCGACGTCCGCTACGCCGATAACGTTCGAAATCCGGAAACGCCGGTCCGGAGCGAAGTCCACATCCCGCTCGGCGAGGCGGGGATCTTCATCGCCAGTTCGACGGCGACGAACGATTTCGATCCGGAGACGATCACGCTCGCGCGCATCCTCGCGGCCAACGTCGAGGCCGCGCTCGAGCGGGCCCGCCGGGAGGACGAACTCGCCGCGCGTACGGCCGAGCTCGAGCGTCAAAACGACCGGTTGGACGCCTTCGCGAGCACCGTTTCCCACGACCTCCGGACCCCGCTGACCCTCGCGGCAGGCCACCTCGAGAACCTCGAACCCCAACTCGACGCCGAGGGCGAGCGATACCGCGAGGAGATCGAGTGGGCGGTCGATCGGATGGACGACCTCATCGAGAACGTCCTCGCGCTCGCCCGGAGCGGCCAGCGGCTGACGGAGACGGAACCGGTCGACCTCGACGGCGTCGTCGATCGAGCCCATCGAGCGGTCGACCCCGAACTGACCGTCGTTCGAGAGCGGGCGTTACCCACCGTCGAGGCCGACGAGGAGCGGCTGCTCGTGCTCTTCGAGAACGTCTTTCGAAACGCGCGCAACCACGTCGGGACCGACGTGAGGATCACGGTCGAGCCGACCGACGACGGGTTCGCCATCGGTGACGACGGCCCCGGAATCCCGTCGCGCGAACGTGAGAAGATCCTCGAGTCCGGATATAGTACTGCCGCGGAGGGCACTGGCTTCGGGCTGGCGATCGTCTCCGAGGTCGTCGAGGCCCACGGCTGGTCGATCACCGTCGGGGAGAGCGAGGCGGGCGGGCTTCGGCTGGCCGTTTCGTTCGGCGCGTAGCGCTATCGAATCCGCCGCACGCTCCGCAGCGATCGACCGTCACGCTCGCATCGCTCGATCCTCTGTCTATTCGCCGCCGACGTTCTGTGATATGATCGCTCTCAGAGCGCCCGGTCGTGTTCGCTCTCGAACTCGCGCTGCCGGCGGTACTGGTCGACGAACTCCGCGACATCGAACTCGAGCATCTGGGACTCGAACTCGGAGACGGCGTCGTCGTTCTCGGCGTGACTGACCGCGTGTTCCATGAGTTCGACGACGAGTTCGACGACGATTTCGTGGAGTCGGCGGGCGTCAAAGTCGGTCATCCACAACAGCGTGTATCCGACGGCACCGTCGTCACTCGCATCGTGGACGACGACCTTCTCGGGGAACTCCTCCAGGACGACGCCCATCAGGTGGGGCGTGCCGAACTCCTCGAACTCGTCGTCAGTTTCGATCGTTTCCTGAAGGACGGCCACGAGCGACTCCGGGAAGAACCGCGAGGGCGGATGGACGTCCGTCACGACGGCGTGGGCGTCGCCGCAGGAACAGGTGTACTCGCGCATCCCCAGATCGATCTCGTGGGGGTCGACGCGCTCCCCGCAGGGGAGCGCGAGCCGATCACCGCTGTCGGAACCCGGGACGCCGGAGTCTGCCATTGACAGCGCTTCGGCTGGAGCGGGCATAAGAGCGACGACTCGCAGGGAAAGACGAGCGATTCGTCCCCGCCGGCAGGCGGTATCGGAGCGGCCGCCACGGGACGGTAGGTGCGATGATTTCGAACGGACAGAGCTGAACCGGTTGATCACTACAGATGTAAATTGGGCAGTGGGATCTGATGGGAACGAGCGAGAGAATGTCTTGCTACCGTGGCAACGGGGAATTGCCACGCCCTCCCCAGCCGATTCACTCACGCCTGCGGCGTTCGCTCATCCCTCGCGCAGTATCGGC containing:
- a CDS encoding DUF5815 family protein, giving the protein MADSGVPGSDSGDRLALPCGERVDPHEIDLGMREYTCSCGDAHAVVTDVHPPSRFFPESLVAVLQETIETDDEFEEFGTPHLMGVVLEEFPEKVVVHDASDDGAVGYTLLWMTDFDARRLHEIVVELVVELMEHAVSHAENDDAVSEFESQMLEFDVAEFVDQYRRQREFESEHDRAL